The DNA window TTATTTCAATCACTTTTTTCCCGTGGATGAGTATTTTTATAAATTCTTTTGATTTCGTTAATTGAGAGATTGGTGTAAATCTCTGTTGTTGCAAGCGAGGAGTGACCAAGGAGTTCTTGTATACTTTTTAGATCTGCTCCATGATCAAGAAGATGTGTAGCAAAGGCATGTCTCAAAAGATGGGGATGGATTCCCGAATAGTTCGCTCTTTTTAAAAAATTTTCTCTTACTAACTTTCTCAACCCAAAGTAAGAAAGAGGTTTACCTTTTATTGTAGTAAATAAGCACTCAGTATTTATTCCGAGATCCTTTCTTATTTCTAAGAATTTCTTCAATAAATCGAAGGGTTTTTCGGGAATAGGAATTAGTCTCATCTTGTTACCTTTACCTTTTATTCTTACTTCTCTTAATCCTATCGAAATATCATTTATCTTGATATTCAAAAGTTCATTTGCTCTTACACCAAGTCCATAAAGAAACTCTATTATTAATTTGTTTCTAATCTCAAGAAAATTATTTGGTTCCCATTTATCAAGTAACTCCTTCATCACTTCTTCTGGAATTATACTAGGTAACTCCTTTTCAAGTTTAGGTACATGAATACCACTTAAAGGATTTTTTTCTATTTTATTTTCTTTTACTAAAAATTTATAAAAGGCTTTAAGTGAAGATATTTTTCTAGCTATTGATTTTTTTTTGTAACCGTACTTTAGAAGATCTGCAAAGTACTCCCTTAAGTGTAATCTCTCAATTTTTTCTGGCTCCGTAACTTTATATTTATCCCTTGTGTATTCAAAGAATAAAATTATGTCTTTTTTATAGGACTTTATCGTATTTTCTGAATAATTTTTTAAATATTTAAGTTTTGAGAGAAAGGTATCTAAGTGCTTAATCAAATTTTGGTTTTGTTACAAGTCTCTTTGGTTCGATAAGCATAATTAAAGATGGAATGTTAGCTCTTGATCTGTGCCTTGTTCCCTTTTTTACAAGTAGTCCCTCCCCCTCCCTCAGATTATAGGTTCTTTCTTCAGTATCAATATAGATTTCCCCTTTTAAAACTATAAATAGTTCATCACCCTCGTTGTGAACATGAAAGGGAAATTCTCCGTGTATCATTGCAACTCTTACAGCAACATCTTCTACTACAGCTATTTCATAGGGAACCCAAAATCCCTCTTTTTCCTCGAAAATTTTAAAAATCTGTATCTTTTCCATTTTCAAACTTAATCTCTATTTTTTCAACTTTAATCATCGCTTTAAAATCATTGGTAACAATAGAAATATTATAAGGATTTTCATCTTTCCAATCAATGTGTATAGTAAAATCAGGGAACTTTAATTTACTTATCTTTATGGCTTCATTAAAGCTAATTTCAATCCCACCCTCTAACTTAAAAATATATTTGTCCTCTTTGTAAAAGGCATCAACAACCCTTATTTTTCCTATATAGTTAAGAGGAGCATAAAAAATTTTTGTGAGTAAAAGAATTGTTTTATTTAAATCACCTTCATACTTTTCTGTTCCAAAAGGTGAATATAAAAAAAGTAAAGTCTTTGTAGAATCTGCCTCAAACTTGAATTTACCCCTAAAAGAGTAATCATTTGTGAGTATTAGGTCACCTCTAGATTTTATAAAACTGAATTCTCCTCTATGATTTCTTTTGAGAAAATAGTAAAATTTTTCCTGAGGATTTTCTATCCTTACAAGTCTCGTACAACTTAGTAGTAGAAGAACTAAAAAACTTGAGAATAGTAACCTTGTAAAAGAAACTCTGATTTAAACGCTCCTCCTCGAGAGAATTTCTCTATACTCCTTTACCGTATTATAAAGTCCAGAGAGCACACTGTCAGCAATGATAGCAAAACCAACAGAAACTTCCTCTATTTCCTCAATCTCAAGTAGGGGAATGATATTTTGTCTTGTTAAACCATGTCCTGCCTTTACTGTGAGTCCCTTAGATTTTGCATATTTAGCAGATTTTTTAAGTCTTTGAAGCTCCTGTTCCTTTTTTTCTCCCTTTGCTATCACATAAGAATTTGTATTCAGTTCAACCGCATCCACTCCCAACTCTTTAGCAATATCAATCATTTCCTCATCAGGCTCAATAAAAAGACTTACTTTTATCCCCGCTCCTCTTAGTTTCTCTATAGATTCTTTGATTTCAGATTTAACTTTTTTTAAGTCAAGTCCACCCTCAGTTGTGACTTCGCCCTCTCTTTCGGGTACCAAAGTAACCCAGTCTGGTTTAACTTTTAAAGCAAAGTCCACATACTGTGAACACATTTCTAAATTCAACTCTCCTGATATGTATTTCCTAAGTTTTTCTACATCCCCCTCTTTAATATGTCTCTTATCTAGTCTGATGTGACAAGTTATTCCGCATGCCCCGGCTTGCTCTGCAATTATAGCAGCTACAAGGGGATCTGGAAATTTTTCTTTTCTTGCCTCACGAAGAGTTGCCACATGATCAACATTAACACTTAATTTTATTGGTCTCATTTTAAGACTTCATTTTCATTTGAGCCTCTCTTGCTACTACTGCGGTCATATTCACCACATCTTGGACATCATCTCCCTTTTGTAGTACACAGGTTGCCATCTTTGTTCCAAGTAGGATTGGACCTATAACTTGAGCATTTCCTAATCTCTGCAAGATTTTATAGGAAATGTTCGCTGAATCAAGATTCGGGAAAATCAGAACATTTGCTTTTCCTTTTAAGTAAGAGAAGGGATAAAACTCCTCCATTATTTCAGGAACAAGAGCAGTATCTGCCTGCATTTCACCATCTGCAACTATATGTGGATATTTCTTCCTGAAGATCCTAACAGCTTCACTAACCTTTTCAGTTTCCTTCACTCTTACACTTCCAAAGTTTGAAAAAGATAGAAAAGCAACCTTAGGCTCAACTCCAAGATCTTTTGCAAAGTTTGCTGTAAGAATTGCTATCTCTGCAAGTGTTTCAGGATCTGGGTTTATATTTACAGTTGCATCAGCAAAGAAGAATACCTCATTTTCAACTATAATTATATATAAGCCTGCAACAGTTTTAACATTATCCTGTGTTTTTATAATTTGAAAGATTGGTCTTAAAGCGTTTGCGTAATCGGTTGTTAAACCTGCTATAAGGCCATGAGCATCTCCTTCGTATACCATCATAGATCCAAAAACTATTGGATTAGAAAGAGAGAAGTATGCCCACTGCTTTGTAACACCCTTTCTTTCCCTTATTCTAAAAAGCTTTTCGGCGTATTCATCCCTCTTAGGTGACAAAGCAGGATCAATGATTTCGTAGTCGAAGTTAAGTCTTAAACCTTCAATTTTTTTCTTTATAATTTCTTCTCTACCAAGTAAAATAGGTTTTGCTATTTCATCGTTTGCTACTATATTTGCAGCTCTTATTATTTTTTCATGCTCACCTTCGGCATAAACCACCTTTACAGGTTTCTTTTTTGCCTCCTGTATAATTATGTTCATAACTCTTCCACCTTTCATCACTTTCTCTTTTAATCTCTCCCTATACTCATTTATATCTATCTTAACTTGTGCAACATTAGTTTCTATGGCAGCTCTTGCAACTTCAGGTGCTTCCCAGTATAAAACTCTTGGATCAAGAGGCTTAGGAATTATGTAATCTTTTCCAAATTCGAGTCTCTTTACTCCATAGGCCCTAGCAACAGAGTCAGGAACATCTTCTTTTGCAAGAGCAGCAAGAGCCTTAGCTGCTGCCAATTTCATTTCATCATTTATCTTTCTTGCTCTTACATCCAAGGCTCCTCTAAATATAAAGGGAAAACCAAGAACATTGTTTATCTGATTTGGATAATCACTTCTACCTGTAGCAATTATTCCATCAGGTCTTGCTTCTTTCGCATCTTCATAACTTATTTCTGGAATGGGATTTGCCATCGCAAATATTATCGGTCTATCAGCCATTTTCTTAACCATTTCTTTTGTAACAACATTACCAACAGAAAGTCCGATGAAAACATCGGCTCCCTCTAACGCTTCGGCTAAGGTCCTTTTTTCAGTTTCAATTGCAAACTCCTCTTTATAAATGTTCATTCCCTCCTTTCTTCCCTTATATATAACTCCCTTCGTATCACACATTATTATGTTTTCTTTTTTTACTCCTAAAAGTAAGTAAAATTTAGCACAGGCAATTGCAGAAGCTCCAGCACCGTTAATAACTACCTTAATTTCATCAATTTTTTTACCCACCAGTTCAAGGGCATTTAAAAGAGCTGCACCAGAGATGATTGCAGTTCCGTGTTGATCATCGTGAAAGACGGGTATATCAAGTTCCGCTTTTAATCTTTCTTCAATTTCAAAACATTCAGGAGCTTTTATGTCCTCAAGGTTTATTCCTCCAAAGGTGGGAGAAATAAGTTTACAGGTTTTTATAAATTCCTCTATATCCTCAGTATTAATTTCTATATCAATAGCGTCTACATCGGCAAATTTTTTAAAGAGGACACATTTTCCCTCCATAACGGGTTTTCCAGCAAGAGCTCCGATATTTCCAAGTCCCAAGACTGCTGTTCCGTTTGAAATAACAGCAACGAGGTTTCCCTTTGCTGTATACTCATAGGCCAAAAGAGGGTCTCTTTTAATTTCCAGGCAAGGTTCAGCTACTCCCGGTGTATAAGCAAGTGATAAATCTCTCTGTGTTTCACAAGGTTTTGTTAACCTTATTTCAAGTTTTCCCTTTTTACCCCTTGAATGGTATTCAAGGGCTTCCTCTCTTGTTATTTTCATTTTTTCTCCTTTTTGGGGAATTTTTAAGAGGGATTAAAAAACCCCGATGAGATTATTCTTTCTCAGACTTTTTTTTATTATACAAAAAATCGAGGTAGTCTTGCAATAAGTAAGAAGCTGAAATGGCGTGAATATTTTTTTTATGTTTTTTTGCGAGCTTAGTTGTTTCCCATTCGTCCCAAAATACTACTTTTATTTTATATTCTCTTTCTATTTCTTCACTTATTTTTTTTATTTTATTT is part of the Candidatus Hydrothermales bacterium genome and encodes:
- a CDS encoding cupin domain-containing protein, which codes for MEKIQIFKIFEEKEGFWVPYEIAVVEDVAVRVAMIHGEFPFHVHNEGDELFIVLKGEIYIDTEERTYNLREGEGLLVKKGTRHRSRANIPSLIMLIEPKRLVTKPKFD
- a CDS encoding NADP-dependent malic enzyme, translated to MKITREEALEYHSRGKKGKLEIRLTKPCETQRDLSLAYTPGVAEPCLEIKRDPLLAYEYTAKGNLVAVISNGTAVLGLGNIGALAGKPVMEGKCVLFKKFADVDAIDIEINTEDIEEFIKTCKLISPTFGGINLEDIKAPECFEIEERLKAELDIPVFHDDQHGTAIISGAALLNALELVGKKIDEIKVVINGAGASAIACAKFYLLLGVKKENIIMCDTKGVIYKGRKEGMNIYKEEFAIETEKRTLAEALEGADVFIGLSVGNVVTKEMVKKMADRPIIFAMANPIPEISYEDAKEARPDGIIATGRSDYPNQINNVLGFPFIFRGALDVRARKINDEMKLAAAKALAALAKEDVPDSVARAYGVKRLEFGKDYIIPKPLDPRVLYWEAPEVARAAIETNVAQVKIDINEYRERLKEKVMKGGRVMNIIIQEAKKKPVKVVYAEGEHEKIIRAANIVANDEIAKPILLGREEIIKKKIEGLRLNFDYEIIDPALSPKRDEYAEKLFRIRERKGVTKQWAYFSLSNPIVFGSMMVYEGDAHGLIAGLTTDYANALRPIFQIIKTQDNVKTVAGLYIIIVENEVFFFADATVNINPDPETLAEIAILTANFAKDLGVEPKVAFLSFSNFGSVRVKETEKVSEAVRIFRKKYPHIVADGEMQADTALVPEIMEEFYPFSYLKGKANVLIFPNLDSANISYKILQRLGNAQVIGPILLGTKMATCVLQKGDDVQDVVNMTAVVAREAQMKMKS
- the xerA gene encoding site-specific tyrosine recombinase/integron integrase, giving the protein MIKHLDTFLSKLKYLKNYSENTIKSYKKDIILFFEYTRDKYKVTEPEKIERLHLREYFADLLKYGYKKKSIARKISSLKAFYKFLVKENKIEKNPLSGIHVPKLEKELPSIIPEEVMKELLDKWEPNNFLEIRNKLIIEFLYGLGVRANELLNIKINDISIGLREVRIKGKGNKMRLIPIPEKPFDLLKKFLEIRKDLGINTECLFTTIKGKPLSYFGLRKLVRENFLKRANYSGIHPHLLRHAFATHLLDHGADLKSIQELLGHSSLATTEIYTNLSINEIKRIYKNTHPREKSD
- a CDS encoding pyridoxine 5'-phosphate synthase, whose protein sequence is MRPIKLSVNVDHVATLREARKEKFPDPLVAAIIAEQAGACGITCHIRLDKRHIKEGDVEKLRKYISGELNLEMCSQYVDFALKVKPDWVTLVPEREGEVTTEGGLDLKKVKSEIKESIEKLRGAGIKVSLFIEPDEEMIDIAKELGVDAVELNTNSYVIAKGEKKEQELQRLKKSAKYAKSKGLTVKAGHGLTRQNIIPLLEIEEIEEVSVGFAIIADSVLSGLYNTVKEYREILSRRSV